aagatgctaacctacagagcattctttggaggaacacaactatgtgagcccgactgctggtcatagtctatgagattgggaaaTCTCTAGGAAGCTCGTGAGAAGGTAtggagtatgactaataagctccacccgtggggtttagctAGCCTTCGGTAGCCACGTATCAActgacaataggcgaaacttctgcaCGCCAAACTGACAGTTCAAgacatagtccattgttcagttgtgaagaagtctaatcctgttgctctaggtggaagttcaacttaacagacTCCACAGAAATTTCTGATATATCAAACATTGTGtggaacagttgacaaacttatatgcctcgagatctggtgggggattgatggattatggatgggcttaggcccatataagacactaatccctggttaatcttgaggcccatgtatgagatggcaggtggtggcaagtttagtcccaccttgctagttgaggagagttgagacccctttataagggctgctctaccacttgccattgggagcttgggaagaggagtggtacatgcgggctcctcctcctccgccgcccgcctcgccacgcctcgtccgcgcgcgccgcgggttgcgggaatgagccgagccgaagcttaGGCTCACAACTTTCTACCCGGCggactatataagaaggctctggccagtgagtgacctagttcggttcactcactccctctcgcgtaacctagccgtcatctactgttcctcactctgtgctgtctccggcgacctccggaaccctgtcgttcgagatcctgcccgggagaacggcaataaggtttttggggagcgtctcgacgcgactgctcctgATCCGTCCCCGGCTCCGTCCACCTCtccttccactacttcccctgcatggCTGACGACGCCgccgctaagaagaaggccacgaacgACGCCGAGGCTGTTGCTGTCGCCGCCGCGTTGGCTTGGCCAACCGGAGggttcatccctcgtttactcaTAGTTGTGCTAGCCatatatgtgctgctcatagatggttcgcttccatgttctgtacgtgctagtatgcttaggtatcgctaCAAGATGCATACCGTTTATgtcatgcttactgtttactcgtggattagtctaattggaaaagtgctaatatttccaacatatCAAATGCGATTCATCGTTCATATCATGTCTGTCGTAAAGTGTTTCTTCTATGTTCTTTTCTGCTTTCTATGCGCGTCTGTCCATATTCTTGATAAATCGCCGCCTCACTATGTGCATATACTAGTTATTCAAGATCTATTCTTTATTGATGACCACTCTTGTATTTTCACACCGAGATAACTCTTTTAGCATTGCTATACAACTGACGCTTTTCACACGATACTCAGCCGACGTTTCCCATCAGGCCGTTTGTAAATCCTAGGCAATCTCACGGTGCAGAGTTTGTGTAGGCTGCACATCGGGCATAACATGTGGTGTGCACATCAATTTCTTTACTCTTTGACTTCCATCCTAAGCCACTGTTGCATCTGTGGTCTAGCCTGGCATGGGCTTGCCCTGCAGGAATTGCTGAAACAGTACGAGCGCTTGCCGCAGGCGGTGCAGAGGAACCTCATGGCCTGCACCTCTGATGGACACCAGTGTAAGGCCCTTGTATACCTGGCTCCAACCGCCGACCTAAGAAAACAATACAGATACATATGGAGAAGTGAGCGGATGTAGTCAATTTGTATGCCCACCGAACCATCTCAATGATTCTATTGATATTAGTCCCTCCATTTCATAATGTAAGACGGTTTTTGGGAGAGAGTACTTTGCAAAAGAGTTGAGGGGGATGATGCTGACCTCCTGGTCGTCATACCAAGGATACCAACTGGTAGTAGTTGGAAGACCCAAAGCGCCGATGGAGTGTCTTGTTGCTGCCAAGGGGACTACCGCGTCCGTGTCGCCACTGCGAAATAAACACAACAACATTATGTCTATGTTTACAGAAGGTGACTAAATTGTCTTTCTAAAGGAGAACACTGAAGGATTTGCGATAACTTTCACGTAGAACTGCCTATATTAGCTGACATGATCTTGCATGACAGCAACCCAACAAGTTGCAAACTTGAGAGCTGCGGATGCAAATTATGCAAGGGAAAGAGATGCCTGGGGTTCAATTGGATCCTAATGTTGAGCTGACGGGTCAACAGAAGAATATTATGCATAAATGTAATAGTTCATCTCTGATTGTTAATTCGGGTGCAGTCAAAGCAGTGTATTATCTGCAGTTTCTCTTGTTAACTGACTGATGATGTCTGATGACTTTTTTAGGGAATAGGTTTAtgcccgactttatagataaagaCATATGGCAGAAACCAAAGTCATAAAACCGACCAAACAACAGACTCATCAGTCATCCGTGATGTGCATCAGTGTACCTGTTGTCATTTAGTACaatttttcttttcaaaaaggaggtatgttttttttttgaaaaggaggtttaCCACAGTATGTGTTATTATCAataccaaatttatataaaaaatatcaacatccataacagcaaatcaataccattagaatcATCATAGAACATATTTTTACATCATATAGTATTTGTTATTgtgaaagtttatattatttttatgaacTTGGTCAAAACTAATATGCAGAGTTGGTGTCCTAAAATGGAAGAGACCAAGATGTCCTGAACATATTAGCTTAGCATGCACTCCTTCTACATATTAGCTTTGTCCCAAGTTTATAAAAAGAAATATTAACATCAAGATTTAATACTCTAGCAAATTTTGTAAAAATATGTTACCCCAGGCAGACAGTTGATAAGAGATTACCGAAGAAAACATGTAATATTATACATAATTTAGTTCTTTTAGAAGATAGTATTATAATTTAGTTAAGAAATGCTGGAACGCATTACTAAACTGAACTAGGAATGATCTGACCTGAAGACCCATATCCTTAGGCCAGCTGCAATAAGCTCCTTGTAAATAGGAAGCATGGATCTCGGAGTATCATGCCAGTGGGTATTAATGGTGTGACTGCAGGTCGCCCACGTGTAGTCCATGGCGCCGGTGACGTTGGCGTGGAGAGCCCTCTGCACGTCCCGCCGGTTGTAGTACGCCGTGGAGCATCCCGCCGTGCACGGGTCGTACGATCCGGTCATCCACGGCTGCAGCATATGCATGGCGTTTCATCACTTCAAAAAGTAGCAGCATGGGGCTTTACTGGATAACGACGCACGGAATCTGGGTCCAGGATGCTCACGTAGCGCCCCCGGGGCCGCCGCCGGCTCGACGACGACGACGTGATGTTGCAGACGGGCGTGTAGAGGCTGTACATGTCGATGTTGTCCTGCTCCGCCGTGGCGACGTCCACCGCGGCATCGCACGCCGGCGAAGGGCGGATGAAGGAGTCGTTCAGGCAGGAGGCCTTGAGGCGGCGGTAGGTGTTGTCGGAGATGATCCCGTGGTTCCACCAGGACTCGAACGTGCCCAGGTAGTCGTGGTAATCGTCGATCAGGCCGTTCCCGACCATGAAGCCTTTGAAGTTGAtgacggggttctcgatgcctttGTTTCTCCAGTGAACCAGCTGGGACAGCTCCGGGACGTAGTGCCCTGCGTAGCTCTCGCCGGCGATGTAGAAGTCAAGGTACTTGTAGTGCGGGAACCTCTCGAACAATTTCGCCAGAAAGGTGTACGAGTCATGAGCCGTTCTGTTGTCGCCGGAGGTGTAGATGTCGGAGGAGGTGTTGGTGTAGGAGAACCCGACGCCGGCCGGCGAGTCCAAGAACAGGACGTTAGCCACTGCAAAGGCAGTTATTCTCCACCATCAGAGGCGCAAGAAATAAAAACAGTGACCGTGATCAAGCAAGGGCTTGGGTACCTACTCACTCGTGCATTTTGAAACCGAACCGTAAACCATACCAAAAATAAATTGAACCGAACAATTTTATGGTTTTCATGGTTTCTGATTTCAGTATGGTATGAATTTTTTCATATTGTTTTGAACTTTGATTTTGTATGGTATATACTGATGTTTTAAACttcggtttttatggtatatactgaAAAATCGAAGGGTTAACCAAATAAACCAAAGTAAAAAATATATTCATATTTCTTGAGCCAaacaaccatacaagttgtcattttcttacATGAGTCAAATTTCTTACTAAGCATGTTCGTGTAACGTAGTCATTTTTCTCTTTAATAAAATGCTAAGCACGTACATGACCATCAAGCTATGAATCCATGCATTTATATATTGTtatatactatttgtgtaaaataTTATGTGTTTTGAGTTGTAAATTTATAAATTGTTATTACATTATTTTTAAATTTGCATCAACTTTGGATATTATGGTATACAGAGACACCATACCAAAATAATTTGGCATATGCCGAAATTGAATCATATTTTAATTTTATACCTTGTTTATTGAAGTATTAATAAGTACTTCCTCTgtactaaacgctcttatattagtttacggaaggAGTACTATACAAGTTGTATAAACCGAACCATGTAAATCGAATAAACCAAATTCACAGAGTGAATACCTACCTTTGTTCCAGCGATACTCGTTCAAGACGAGGCCGGCGCCGCGCGGCTTGACGAGGAATGCGCCGAGCTCCTCCGACGCGCCGAACGCGACGGAGGAGCAGCCGGGCCCGCCGTTGAGCCACAGCACGAGCGGCGCTGGCTGGGCCTCCTCGGGCGCCTCTTGCAGCAGATAAAACAGCGACCGTCCGGCGCTCTCGTTCACCGTGATGTACCCGGAGTACATGTCGAAGTCCACGGCCGGCTGCCCGGGCAGGCGAACTATGCGGTCTGCGGCATGGCCACTCGCTTCCGCTGCAGCTGGCCGGAGGAGCTGGGGGGAGACGACCGGTCATAGTTCTCAATCGGTACAGTTGCTTGTAGAGAAGCGGAAATACGGTGAGAATAAATAGGAGAGGAGGCAGGTTTGATGTGGTTGTTTGGTTTGGACCGCACGCTTTCCTGTTATCTTCTTCTCTTTTTCTGCCAAAATAATTTCATTTTATTGAGCAAACGGGTCTACGACGGAGAAGGGAATTAAGAGGAGGATTGTGACATTGTCAATTTAGTTACCAGACGGTCAGAGGAAACGGACATAAAACATTTTTCAAGCTATGTTTTTTTTGAACTCAAAGCCATTTAATAATAAGGGAAATGTTTTGAGTCGGCCGGCTGATCTTTCTGGGCACGTCCACCATCTTCATAGTCGTTGGATCTCGTTTGATCAGTTGCCTCAGAAACAACAGCTAACCCATATTTCAGGTTTGCAACTTGGCCCCAGTTGCAATTCCTTTGACCGCAACAAGGAGATTGTTATAGACCAGACACAAGGTCGTCTGCTCAGACTCGTTCCCTATGATCACTGGTGATGCACCGCTACTGGATTGGCCCACCTATGTCGTCCTTACGCTGCCGGAGAGCGCATCTGCACTCCTCATCGTCGGACGCGGCCAATGGCTACCACGCTATCGTCGGATTTGACCAAGCACAGCCACCCGCGAACGCTCCGTCGCCAAATCTGGCCAGGTACTACCACCGACGACATGCCTTCGCCGGATCGGCTCACCCAGGGACGCCCCTGCTGCCATGGCAGCCTTTGTGGCCGGCTCCGGTCGCTATTGCCCCGCGCGGCGGCGCCACAgttgcaaagaaaataaaaattgcAACAAGACCCATGTTGCAAAAAAAAACTGTAACAAGACCTGTGTTACAAAAACAATTCTACAACTTGACCTATGTTATAGAAAATTCTGCAATATGACACTTGTTGCAGAAATTTCCTGCAACACAACCAGTGTTGCAATGGTAGAAGATGACGCTCGCCTGCTCAATTTGCCAGATCCGATGGCTTGCGAGGCGGCgaatatttttaaaagatccacCGGCCGACGCGTAG
This DNA window, taken from Triticum aestivum cultivar Chinese Spring chromosome 1D, IWGSC CS RefSeq v2.1, whole genome shotgun sequence, encodes the following:
- the LOC123165670 gene encoding serine carboxypeptidase 2-like — its product is MYSGYITVNESAGRSLFYLLQEAPEEAQPAPLVLWLNGGPGCSSVAFGASEELGAFLVKPRGAGLVLNEYRWNKVANVLFLDSPAGVGFSYTNTSSDIYTSGDNRTAHDSYTFLAKLFERFPHYKYLDFYIAGESYAGHYVPELSQLVHWRNKGIENPVINFKGFMVGNGLIDDYHDYLGTFESWWNHGIISDNTYRRLKASCLNDSFIRPSPACDAAVDVATAEQDNIDMYSLYTPVCNITSSSSSRRRPRGRYPWMTGSYDPCTAGCSTAYYNRRDVQRALHANVTGAMDYTWATCSHTINTHWHDTPRSMLPIYKELIAAGLRIWVFSGDTDAVVPLAATRHSIGALGLPTTTSWYPWYDDQEVGGWSQVYKGLTLVSIRGAGHEVPLHRLRQALVLFQQFLQGKPMPG